The Marinobacter sp. ANT_B65 genome has a segment encoding these proteins:
- a CDS encoding AzlD family protein — MTIETNTTGVLALILIMTLVTLATRFGGVFVMSFVKISPRIESFINTMASSVLIAIIVPMAFGGDAGAIAALSVTAITMLLLKKPLPSIAAGILAAALIRYLF; from the coding sequence ATGACCATCGAAACCAACACTACGGGTGTTCTTGCCCTGATCCTGATTATGACACTGGTTACCCTGGCAACCCGGTTCGGTGGCGTTTTTGTCATGTCCTTTGTGAAGATAAGCCCTCGTATCGAGAGCTTTATCAACACCATGGCCAGCTCCGTGCTTATCGCCATCATCGTACCTATGGCCTTTGGCGGCGATGCGGGCGCGATTGCCGCCCTGTCTGTTACTGCCATCACAATGCTCCTTCTCAAGAAACCCTTACCGTCCATAGCCGCAGGTATTCTCGCCGCTGCGCTCATCCGGTATCTGTTTTAG
- a CDS encoding sodium-dependent transporter, with protein sequence MSESNAAISGALEGSNAKRGLWSSRFAFVLAATGSAVGLGNIWKFPYVTGENGGGAFVLVYLLCIAAIGLPIMMAEVLIGRRGGRSPVNSLRAIAGHDRLNPAWRLVGAVGVIAGFLILSFYSVIGGWAVSYVGTAASGQLTGQSADAIGAIFSDLLADPATLLMWHTLFMALVMVVVAKGVRAGLERAVSILMPALFLLLLTVVGYAMTTGEFGRAAAFLFQPDFSKLSTSGILVALGHAFFTLSLGMAVMMAYGSYLPKNISIAKTSIAVCIIDTGVALLAGLAIFPIVFANGLEPGAGPGLIFQTLPLAFGQMPMGSLFGTLFFILLIFAAWTSGISLLEPIVEWLEEQKGMNRTASTLGAGFVCWALGIASILSLNLWSGFAPLGWISMLEGKTIFDLLDFFTANILLPLGGLLVAVFAGWVMSRQAMETELALSKPMFRLWYITVRFITPVAVGAVFIYNLFGS encoded by the coding sequence ATGTCTGAATCAAACGCGGCTATTTCCGGCGCACTGGAAGGCTCGAATGCCAAACGGGGGCTCTGGTCCTCACGCTTTGCCTTCGTTCTTGCGGCCACGGGCTCTGCCGTTGGTCTGGGAAATATCTGGAAGTTCCCCTATGTTACCGGCGAAAACGGCGGCGGTGCCTTCGTGCTCGTATACCTTCTGTGCATCGCGGCTATCGGCCTGCCTATCATGATGGCCGAAGTACTTATCGGCCGCAGGGGCGGACGCAGCCCGGTGAACAGTCTCAGAGCGATTGCCGGGCACGACAGACTGAATCCGGCCTGGCGACTGGTCGGCGCAGTCGGGGTAATCGCCGGGTTCCTGATCCTGTCGTTCTACTCAGTGATCGGTGGCTGGGCGGTATCCTATGTGGGCACGGCGGCCAGCGGGCAGCTTACAGGCCAGTCTGCAGATGCCATTGGGGCCATTTTTTCTGATCTTCTGGCAGATCCTGCCACGCTTCTGATGTGGCACACCCTGTTTATGGCGCTGGTTATGGTTGTCGTTGCCAAAGGCGTTCGCGCAGGGCTTGAGCGCGCTGTCAGCATTCTTATGCCGGCTTTGTTCCTGCTACTGCTCACAGTTGTAGGCTACGCCATGACCACCGGAGAGTTTGGCCGGGCAGCAGCTTTTCTGTTTCAGCCGGATTTTTCCAAGCTCTCAACTTCGGGCATTCTGGTGGCACTGGGCCACGCGTTCTTCACTCTGAGCCTGGGCATGGCAGTAATGATGGCCTACGGTTCTTACCTGCCAAAGAACATCTCTATCGCCAAAACCTCCATTGCCGTCTGCATAATCGATACGGGCGTAGCTCTGCTTGCGGGCCTGGCAATCTTCCCGATTGTTTTTGCCAACGGCCTTGAACCCGGTGCAGGCCCAGGCCTGATATTCCAGACCCTGCCGCTCGCTTTCGGCCAGATGCCCATGGGTAGCCTGTTTGGGACTCTGTTCTTCATATTGCTGATATTTGCAGCGTGGACATCAGGTATTTCCTTGCTGGAACCCATAGTCGAATGGCTTGAAGAGCAAAAAGGCATGAACCGCACCGCCAGCACATTAGGTGCAGGCTTTGTATGCTGGGCCCTGGGAATTGCGTCGATCCTTTCCCTGAATCTGTGGTCAGGTTTCGCACCACTTGGGTGGATCAGCATGCTGGAAGGCAAAACCATCTTTGATCTTCTGGATTTCTTTACTGCCAACATCCTGTTACCACTGGGCGGCCTGCTGGTTGCGGTATTTGCCGGCTGGGTCATGTCACGTCAGGCCATGGAGACGGAACTGGCACTTTCAAAGCCCATGTTCCGCCTTTGGTACATCACCGTGCGCTTCATTACACCGGTGGCAGTAGGTGCAGTATTTATCTACAACCTGTTCGGATCTTGA
- a CDS encoding ABC-F family ATPase, with amino-acid sequence MISTANITMQFGAKPLFENVSAKFGNGHRYGLIGANGCGKSTLMKILGSDLEPSAGQVMLEPNVRLGKLRQDQFAYETCSVMDTVIMGHEELWNVKKERDRIYSLAEMSEEDGMAVADLEVQFAEMDGYTAESRAGELLLGLDIPLEQHDGPMGNLAPGWKLRVLLAQALFSDPDVLLLDEPTNHLDINTIRWLESILVARSSTMIIISHDRHFLNSVCTHMADLDYGELKLFPGNYDEYMTAATQARERMLSDNAKKKAQIAELQQFVSRFSANASKAKQATSRARQIDKIQLDEVKPSSRISPFIRFEQGKKLHRQAVTIRELTKGFDGNTLFNKLNLQVEAGERVAIIGPNGIGKTTLLQCLAGAYEPDSGEVKWTDSAEVGYFAQDHTADFADDDTLSEWMAQWTTGGEQLIRGTLGRMLFSGDDIGKSVRVISGGEQGRMLFGKLILQKPNVMLMDEPTNHLDMESIEALNLALENYPGTLIFVSHDREFVSSLATRIIELTPEGVTDFSGTYDDYLRSQGYL; translated from the coding sequence TTGATCTCTACTGCCAATATCACTATGCAATTCGGGGCCAAACCCCTGTTTGAAAATGTTTCCGCCAAGTTCGGTAACGGTCATCGCTACGGTCTGATCGGGGCTAATGGTTGTGGTAAGTCCACCCTGATGAAAATTCTCGGTAGCGACCTGGAACCCTCTGCCGGCCAGGTCATGCTGGAGCCGAACGTCCGCTTGGGTAAGCTGCGGCAGGATCAGTTTGCCTATGAAACCTGTTCGGTTATGGACACGGTGATCATGGGCCATGAAGAACTTTGGAACGTGAAAAAAGAGCGGGACCGTATTTACTCGCTGGCAGAAATGAGTGAAGAAGATGGAATGGCGGTTGCGGATCTGGAGGTCCAGTTTGCCGAGATGGACGGTTACACCGCCGAATCCCGTGCCGGTGAACTGCTTCTGGGTCTGGATATTCCTCTGGAACAGCACGATGGCCCCATGGGTAATCTCGCGCCCGGGTGGAAGCTCCGGGTGCTGCTGGCGCAGGCTCTGTTCTCGGATCCGGATGTGCTCCTGCTGGACGAGCCTACCAACCACCTTGATATCAATACCATCCGTTGGCTGGAAAGCATCCTCGTTGCTCGCAGCAGCACCATGATTATCATTTCTCACGACCGCCACTTCCTGAACAGTGTATGCACTCATATGGCGGATCTGGACTACGGCGAACTGAAATTGTTCCCGGGTAACTATGATGAGTACATGACTGCTGCTACCCAGGCCCGTGAGCGTATGCTTTCGGACAACGCGAAGAAAAAAGCCCAGATTGCAGAATTGCAGCAGTTTGTGAGCCGTTTCTCCGCCAACGCCTCCAAAGCCAAACAGGCCACTTCCCGTGCGCGCCAGATTGACAAGATCCAGTTGGATGAGGTGAAACCCTCCAGCCGCATCAGCCCGTTTATCCGTTTTGAGCAGGGTAAAAAGCTGCATCGCCAGGCGGTAACCATCCGTGAGCTGACCAAAGGTTTTGATGGAAACACTTTGTTCAACAAGCTGAATCTGCAAGTTGAAGCCGGAGAGCGCGTAGCCATAATCGGGCCCAATGGTATTGGCAAAACCACCTTGTTGCAGTGTCTGGCTGGTGCTTACGAGCCTGACAGCGGTGAGGTGAAATGGACGGACAGCGCCGAAGTGGGTTATTTCGCCCAGGATCATACGGCAGATTTTGCAGATGACGACACTCTGTCAGAGTGGATGGCTCAGTGGACAACCGGCGGCGAGCAGCTGATAAGGGGCACCCTCGGCCGTATGCTGTTTTCCGGTGATGATATTGGCAAATCGGTGCGGGTTATTTCCGGTGGTGAGCAGGGGCGCATGCTGTTTGGCAAGCTGATTCTGCAGAAGCCCAACGTGATGCTGATGGATGAGCCCACCAACCACCTGGATATGGAATCTATCGAAGCGCTGAACCTGGCCCTTGAGAACTACCCGGGTACGCTGATTTTCGTAAGCCACGACCGTGAGTTTGTTTCCTCACTGGCGACGCGGATTATTGAATTGACGCCTGAGGGTGTTACGGACTTTAGTGGCACCTACGATGATTATCTTCGTAGCCAAGGGTATCTCTAA
- a CDS encoding M24 family metallopeptidase — MDFKAYQKVLAGQLRGSECPFPPAEFELRLQRLRALIAARQLGALLVTDPSDIYYLTGYSTFEVSVHVALVVSPSSLLLQVPSIEMGPAMVTTRVDQVVGYRWESVSEVLDPLADALASAGAGVGIDCWHGSLRYGVIEGLRQRLPRCEFADASALLKQLRIVKSTAELECLQRSADITGLGLDAAAALVRPGVTDSEIAAAGAEAMLRAGSEFMSMQPIVVAGRRSSVIHTNHKRFEVQEGEPVFLEFGASWQRYTAPMMRTVVAGKPTKRMQEVFGGCRRVVDTLVGAMEPGRSFDSAAMAADKVLEPLAGDVFFSGVFGYAVGAQFPPSWVEGSGYIARRQSAVFEPGMVFHLPVCLRIPGYWGIGCSDTVRVTEQGAVVMTSNPWTLASPPG, encoded by the coding sequence ATGGACTTCAAAGCCTATCAAAAGGTTCTGGCCGGTCAGCTCAGGGGAAGCGAATGCCCGTTCCCGCCGGCCGAATTTGAGCTACGCCTGCAGCGTCTAAGGGCCCTGATCGCGGCCCGGCAACTCGGGGCGCTGCTGGTTACGGATCCATCCGATATCTACTACCTCACCGGATACAGCACCTTTGAAGTTTCCGTTCATGTTGCCCTGGTGGTCAGTCCTTCATCGCTTTTGCTACAGGTGCCGTCAATTGAAATGGGGCCGGCAATGGTTACCACGCGAGTGGATCAGGTGGTGGGCTACCGCTGGGAGAGTGTGAGCGAGGTGCTTGATCCTCTTGCCGACGCGCTGGCGAGTGCCGGGGCTGGCGTTGGAATCGATTGCTGGCATGGTTCTTTGCGATATGGCGTTATTGAAGGACTGCGTCAGCGGCTGCCCCGTTGTGAATTTGCAGACGCCTCGGCTCTGCTGAAACAGCTGCGTATTGTGAAATCGACCGCTGAACTGGAGTGCCTGCAGCGCAGTGCTGATATCACTGGTCTTGGGCTGGATGCCGCAGCTGCTCTGGTACGGCCGGGTGTTACCGATAGTGAGATTGCCGCTGCCGGCGCCGAGGCAATGTTGCGTGCCGGCAGTGAGTTTATGAGCATGCAACCGATAGTCGTGGCAGGGCGCCGCAGTAGCGTGATCCATACCAATCACAAACGATTTGAAGTGCAGGAGGGAGAACCAGTATTTCTGGAATTTGGGGCATCCTGGCAGCGTTATACTGCACCGATGATGCGTACAGTCGTCGCCGGCAAGCCTACGAAACGTATGCAGGAAGTCTTCGGTGGCTGTCGGCGTGTGGTGGATACTCTGGTTGGCGCCATGGAGCCGGGGCGAAGTTTTGACTCAGCGGCTATGGCTGCAGACAAGGTACTGGAGCCTTTGGCCGGAGATGTATTTTTTTCCGGGGTGTTTGGTTACGCAGTAGGCGCGCAGTTTCCGCCGTCCTGGGTGGAAGGATCAGGCTATATTGCCCGTCGACAGTCAGCGGTTTTTGAACCGGGAATGGTGTTTCACCTGCCTGTTTGTCTGCGGATTCCGGGGTACTGGGGAATTGGTTGCAGCGATACAGTCCGGGTAACGGAACAAGGCGCAGTGGTAATGACCTCGAATCCCTGGACCCTGGCCTCGCCACCGGGTTGA
- a CDS encoding DUF1415 domain-containing protein, producing the protein MSEESVVQATRKWVEDVVVGYNLCPFAKRELVRDRVRFVVTAADNEDSLLQALQTELLRLDDEPETETTLLIHPHVLQGFADYNEFLDAADGLLVYLDMEGVYQIASFHPDYQFADAETDAAENYTNRSPFPMLHLLREASLESAIDSHPDVEGIPQRNIDLMNKLGAGKMRTVLIGCMKVAENTGE; encoded by the coding sequence GTGAGTGAAGAATCAGTAGTTCAAGCAACCCGGAAGTGGGTCGAAGACGTCGTTGTTGGCTACAACCTTTGTCCGTTTGCCAAACGGGAACTGGTCAGGGACCGGGTTCGGTTTGTGGTTACTGCAGCCGATAACGAAGACTCTCTGCTCCAGGCTCTGCAAACCGAGCTCCTGCGTCTGGACGATGAACCGGAAACCGAAACTACGCTTCTGATTCACCCTCACGTACTGCAGGGTTTTGCGGACTACAACGAGTTTCTGGATGCAGCCGATGGTCTGCTCGTGTATCTGGACATGGAGGGCGTATACCAGATCGCCAGTTTCCATCCGGATTACCAGTTTGCGGACGCTGAAACGGATGCAGCGGAGAACTACACCAACCGTTCTCCGTTCCCAATGCTCCACTTGTTGCGGGAAGCCAGTCTGGAATCCGCGATTGATAGCCATCCGGATGTAGAAGGGATTCCCCAGCGCAATATTGATCTGATGAACAAGCTTGGTGCAGGGAAAATGCGGACGGTCTTAATCGGGTGTATGAAGGTGGCGGAGAATACAGGGGAGTAG
- a CDS encoding cation:proton antiporter, protein MTEALQGYMFYEFAALLVLAAGVGFVGLLLRQPLIVSFIAVGIVAGPSVLNIAQSDEQIDLLAELGIAVLLFLVGLKLDFNLVRTLGPVALVTGLGQVIFTTVFGFALSLALGLDALTAIYVAVALTFSSTIIIVKLLSDKREIDSLHGRIALGFLIVQDLAVVVAMIVLSAIGVGAGDDAAFTDVLVVLGYGLAMLGAVALFIRYVANPLVDRLSQAPELLVSFAIAWAVLLAAMGHYLGFGKELGGLLAGVSLASTSYREAIAARLTSLRDFLLLFFFIALGASLDLSVLGASVGPAIVLSLFVLIGNPLIVLIIMVTMGYRKRTGFLAGLTVAQISEFSLIFMAMGVTIGHVNDQALGLVTLVGLITIAASTYMITYSHQIYDRIEPLLRIFDRPMIATQREDAPSSSHGHDVILFGMGRYGLGIAGVLREAGLRVLGIDFSPAAVRHARMEGYDVIFGDATDPEFLAHLPLGSAKWLVLAVPEHDTGLTHDDPRRTLLRSVQDLGYHGKVAVAAHREQTAAALTRAKADIVLMPYRDAAIAAARMILDGEPTAETCMNDPTGQKELYE, encoded by the coding sequence GTGACTGAGGCTCTTCAGGGCTATATGTTCTACGAATTCGCGGCGCTCCTGGTGCTCGCCGCCGGCGTCGGCTTCGTCGGGCTTCTCCTGCGCCAGCCGCTGATTGTAAGCTTCATAGCGGTGGGTATCGTCGCCGGCCCTTCGGTACTGAATATCGCCCAGTCAGATGAACAGATAGACCTTCTGGCCGAACTCGGCATCGCTGTCCTGCTGTTTCTGGTCGGCCTGAAGCTCGATTTCAATCTGGTGCGAACATTGGGGCCTGTGGCTCTGGTTACGGGGCTAGGCCAGGTCATTTTCACAACCGTCTTTGGCTTCGCCTTAAGCCTCGCACTTGGCCTGGATGCACTGACCGCCATTTATGTTGCGGTGGCACTGACCTTTTCGTCGACCATCATTATCGTCAAACTGCTATCTGACAAGCGCGAAATCGATTCTCTCCATGGCCGAATCGCTCTTGGCTTCCTGATTGTGCAGGATCTGGCGGTCGTGGTAGCGATGATTGTATTGTCCGCCATCGGGGTGGGGGCCGGAGACGATGCGGCATTTACTGACGTTCTGGTGGTTCTTGGCTACGGTCTGGCCATGCTGGGCGCCGTGGCATTATTTATTCGCTATGTGGCCAACCCTCTGGTCGACCGCCTGTCGCAGGCCCCGGAACTACTGGTGTCTTTTGCTATCGCCTGGGCAGTGCTGCTGGCAGCCATGGGCCATTACCTGGGCTTCGGCAAGGAACTTGGCGGACTCCTGGCCGGCGTTTCTCTGGCCTCAACTTCCTACCGCGAGGCAATTGCCGCACGCCTCACCTCACTGCGGGATTTCCTGCTACTCTTTTTCTTCATCGCGCTGGGGGCATCTCTGGACCTGTCAGTTCTGGGCGCAAGCGTTGGGCCGGCCATTGTCCTGTCGCTGTTTGTGCTGATCGGTAATCCGCTGATTGTACTGATCATCATGGTAACCATGGGCTACCGCAAACGTACGGGCTTTCTTGCGGGCCTCACTGTGGCGCAGATCAGCGAGTTTTCCCTGATTTTCATGGCAATGGGCGTAACTATCGGCCATGTCAACGACCAGGCGCTGGGGCTCGTGACTCTGGTAGGTCTTATCACTATCGCAGCCTCAACCTACATGATTACCTACTCACACCAGATCTATGACCGGATAGAACCTCTTTTAAGGATCTTTGACCGCCCCATGATCGCGACCCAGCGCGAGGACGCTCCATCAAGCTCTCACGGACATGATGTAATCCTGTTCGGGATGGGACGCTATGGGCTCGGCATCGCAGGGGTGCTTCGGGAGGCCGGGTTGAGGGTACTTGGGATCGATTTCAGCCCAGCCGCAGTTCGCCATGCCCGTATGGAGGGATATGACGTGATCTTTGGCGATGCAACAGACCCGGAGTTTCTCGCACATTTACCGCTTGGCTCTGCCAAATGGCTGGTGCTGGCTGTACCCGAACATGATACCGGGCTGACCCATGACGACCCACGCCGTACTCTGCTCAGGAGCGTTCAGGACCTTGGCTATCATGGCAAGGTCGCCGTTGCGGCACACAGGGAACAGACAGCCGCAGCACTTACCCGGGCAAAAGCAGACATTGTACTTATGCCCTACCGCGATGCGGCCATAGCAGCGGCACGTATGATTCTGGATGGAGAACCCACAGCAGAGACTTGTATGAACGACCCGACCGGCCAGAAGGAACTGTACGAATGA
- a CDS encoding peptidylprolyl isomerase, with translation MAQATARHILVDSEAKCEELKKEIEGGKDFAEVAKQHSSCPSGRNGGDLGSFGPGQMVPEFDKVVFSGEVNKVLGPVKTQFGYHLLEVTSRS, from the coding sequence ATGGCACAGGCAACCGCACGCCACATTCTGGTCGACAGCGAAGCAAAATGTGAAGAGCTGAAGAAAGAAATTGAAGGTGGTAAGGATTTCGCAGAAGTTGCAAAGCAGCACTCCTCCTGCCCGTCTGGTCGCAACGGCGGCGATCTCGGTTCATTTGGCCCTGGCCAGATGGTTCCGGAATTCGACAAAGTGGTTTTCAGCGGCGAAGTCAATAAAGTTCTCGGGCCGGTAAAAACCCAGTTCGGCTATCACCTGCTGGAAGTCACCAGCCGCAGCTAA
- a CDS encoding spermidine synthase → MARLFEQLDSQPSEIGEITLRRRRIPALGDRDIFEVKLGEEFLMSSMFVDAEVALSDLGLNVTEGDNLSVVVGGLGLGYTAVAALRHERVGELLIVEYLEPVIRWHQQEYVPLGKDINADARSRYVHGSFFDLAVADPETGGFDPEMPGKEFDAILLDIDHSPRALLNESNASFYTTENISRMARQLKPRGIFAMWSNEGEDSVFMDILRDVFTEVVCHVVSFYNPFQNRESFNTVYLARKPG, encoded by the coding sequence GTGGCACGACTATTCGAACAACTAGATAGCCAACCCTCCGAAATCGGCGAAATCACACTCCGCCGGCGCCGCATACCCGCACTGGGGGACAGGGATATTTTCGAGGTAAAACTCGGTGAAGAATTTCTTATGTCCAGTATGTTTGTGGATGCGGAAGTTGCCCTTTCTGATCTTGGTCTGAATGTAACTGAAGGCGATAACCTCAGCGTTGTCGTTGGCGGCCTGGGGCTCGGTTATACAGCCGTTGCAGCACTCAGGCATGAACGCGTCGGTGAATTGCTGATAGTTGAGTATCTGGAGCCGGTTATACGCTGGCATCAGCAGGAGTATGTTCCTCTCGGTAAAGACATCAACGCGGATGCCCGCAGCCGCTATGTTCACGGCAGCTTCTTCGATCTCGCTGTTGCAGATCCGGAGACTGGAGGTTTTGATCCTGAAATGCCCGGTAAAGAGTTCGATGCCATCCTGCTGGATATCGACCACTCGCCCCGTGCGCTGCTGAACGAGTCCAATGCGAGCTTCTACACCACCGAAAATATCAGCCGCATGGCCCGGCAGCTCAAACCCCGAGGTATTTTTGCCATGTGGTCCAATGAGGGGGAAGACTCCGTATTTATGGACATATTGCGGGATGTGTTCACTGAAGTAGTCTGTCACGTTGTGAGCTTCTACAATCCATTCCAGAACAGAGAGTCGTTTAACACTGTTTATTTGGCCCGTAAACCGGGCTGA
- a CDS encoding NAD-dependent protein deacetylase: protein MPVTTYRTRPFSSDQRLPQLDKPPVIHEPEQAGELLADFIRKYPKLLILTGAGVSTDSGIPDYRDGEGAWKRKQPVQHQEFMENFETRQRYWGRSLIGWPVMRNAAPNPSHYHIADLELRNHSSLVVTQNVDGLHQKAGTHGVSDLHGRADEVVCMSCSHRCPRDDVHERCADLNPDFGHYKADTAPDGDADLEVDFSGFRLADCSRCGGILKPDVVFFGDFVPKQRVQSAVEALKASDGLLVIGSSLMVFSGFRFCRYAKEFDKPVATLNLGRTRAEELADLKLNARIGETLEASLKRL, encoded by the coding sequence ATGCCTGTGACGACTTACCGTACCCGTCCGTTCAGTTCAGACCAGCGTCTCCCGCAGCTGGATAAGCCTCCGGTTATTCATGAGCCGGAGCAGGCCGGTGAGTTGCTGGCGGACTTCATTCGCAAGTACCCCAAACTATTGATTCTCACAGGTGCAGGCGTCAGCACAGATTCCGGTATCCCGGATTATCGCGATGGTGAAGGTGCATGGAAGCGCAAACAGCCGGTTCAGCACCAGGAGTTCATGGAGAACTTTGAAACCCGCCAGCGGTACTGGGGGCGCAGCCTTATTGGCTGGCCGGTGATGCGCAATGCCGCGCCCAACCCCTCTCACTATCACATTGCTGATCTCGAACTGCGGAACCATTCCAGCCTTGTGGTTACCCAGAATGTTGACGGATTGCACCAGAAAGCCGGCACTCACGGGGTGAGTGATCTGCACGGGCGCGCAGATGAAGTAGTGTGTATGAGTTGCAGCCACCGGTGCCCCCGGGATGATGTACACGAACGCTGCGCTGATCTTAACCCTGACTTCGGACACTACAAGGCTGATACGGCGCCAGATGGCGATGCAGATCTGGAAGTGGATTTCTCCGGGTTTCGCCTGGCAGATTGCTCCCGGTGTGGCGGCATACTGAAACCGGATGTGGTGTTTTTCGGAGACTTTGTACCTAAACAGCGAGTGCAGTCAGCCGTAGAGGCGCTTAAAGCCAGTGATGGTTTACTGGTGATCGGATCATCGCTGATGGTTTTCTCGGGTTTTCGCTTCTGCCGGTATGCCAAAGAATTCGACAAGCCTGTTGCTACTCTTAACCTGGGCCGGACCCGGGCGGAAGAGCTGGCGGACCTTAAACTCAATGCGAGAATAGGGGAGACCCTGGAAGCCTCTCTCAAGCGTTTATAG
- a CDS encoding Leu/Phe/Val dehydrogenase, whose translation MTVFSHPEFDNHEHLSFFCDPETGLKAIVAIHNTSRGPALGGCRMFPYASDEEALRDVLRLSRGMTYKSALANLDLGGGKSVIIGDPRKQKSEALLEAMGKHLEGLGGQYIAAEDSGTSVPDLKVMGRYTKHVAGIVERTAFDGQRSNGDPSPATAYGTFVGLKAAVKHKLGRDDLTGLKVAVQGIGNVGYRLARHLKDAGAELWVYDIHQENMQRAVDELGANPASAGDILFLPVDVIAPCAMGAVLNDDTIPRLQASIVAGAANNLLQRPDHDQALKDRNILYAPDFAINAGGIIDVFYERTGASPEQVRAHVEGIGQTLAEIFTRSDRNGIPTGMVANTLAEERFRKHSGGVEAADEQRISAG comes from the coding sequence ATGACTGTATTCAGCCATCCTGAGTTTGATAACCACGAACACCTGTCCTTTTTCTGCGACCCGGAAACCGGGCTAAAAGCCATTGTAGCCATACACAACACCTCCCGAGGGCCTGCCCTTGGCGGCTGCAGGATGTTCCCTTATGCCAGTGATGAAGAAGCCCTGCGCGATGTGCTGCGCCTGTCACGGGGCATGACGTATAAATCTGCACTCGCCAATCTTGATCTGGGCGGCGGCAAATCGGTCATCATCGGCGATCCGCGCAAGCAGAAAAGTGAAGCCTTACTGGAAGCCATGGGCAAGCACCTGGAGGGTCTGGGCGGCCAGTACATAGCAGCGGAAGACTCCGGCACCAGCGTGCCAGATCTGAAGGTCATGGGAAGGTACACAAAGCACGTTGCCGGCATTGTGGAACGCACGGCTTTTGATGGCCAGCGAAGCAACGGGGACCCGTCCCCAGCCACAGCTTATGGCACATTTGTCGGCCTCAAGGCAGCGGTAAAACACAAGCTTGGCCGCGATGATCTGACCGGCTTGAAAGTAGCTGTTCAGGGCATTGGCAATGTGGGCTATCGCCTCGCCCGACATCTGAAGGACGCCGGTGCAGAACTATGGGTGTACGACATCCACCAGGAGAACATGCAACGCGCGGTAGACGAACTGGGAGCTAACCCGGCCTCAGCCGGGGACATTCTGTTCTTGCCCGTGGACGTAATCGCACCCTGTGCCATGGGCGCCGTACTGAACGACGATACCATCCCCCGCCTGCAAGCCAGCATCGTTGCAGGCGCAGCCAACAACCTCCTGCAACGCCCGGATCACGACCAGGCACTTAAGGACCGGAACATCCTCTATGCTCCGGATTTCGCTATTAACGCCGGTGGCATCATCGATGTGTTCTATGAGCGCACAGGTGCTTCCCCGGAGCAGGTGCGGGCGCACGTTGAAGGCATTGGCCAGACGCTTGCCGAGATCTTTACACGTTCGGATCGCAACGGCATTCCAACTGGCATGGTTGCCAACACACTCGCCGAAGAACGCTTCCGGAAACACTCCGGCGGAGTTGAGGCCGCGGATGAGCAACGCATTTCCGCGGGCTGA
- a CDS encoding AzlC family ABC transporter permease, giving the protein MTNTTYPYQFQPAKVRSELVRMFPISLFVVAFGAAFGLAAVQQGLGPLESLLMSTLVFAGASQFAAIDMWGTEVSVIPVMIVVFAINSRHLLMGASLYPMLKDVSPGKRYGLLLFLTDANWAVSAQEYQGGRRNLEVILGGGLVLWLAWIVGTWLGVYFGGFLQNPKSLGMDMVLGCFLLAMALGGKKNPRVLVAWTLAAIASLAAWKWLPANTHVVAGALAGGVVGYFWLEKKPDDAGAGGETA; this is encoded by the coding sequence ATGACAAACACCACATATCCCTACCAGTTTCAGCCCGCGAAGGTTCGTTCGGAGCTTGTCCGGATGTTTCCCATTTCATTATTTGTAGTGGCGTTCGGCGCTGCATTTGGTTTGGCGGCCGTGCAGCAAGGGCTGGGACCTCTTGAATCCCTGCTCATGAGTACCCTGGTATTTGCCGGAGCTTCGCAGTTTGCCGCCATTGATATGTGGGGGACGGAAGTCTCGGTTATCCCCGTTATGATCGTGGTATTTGCCATCAACTCCCGCCATCTTCTTATGGGTGCCTCGCTTTATCCCATGCTCAAAGATGTTTCTCCCGGAAAACGCTACGGCCTTCTCCTGTTTCTTACCGATGCCAACTGGGCTGTATCTGCACAGGAGTACCAGGGTGGCAGGCGCAATCTCGAGGTGATTCTGGGCGGAGGGCTGGTGCTCTGGCTTGCATGGATTGTAGGCACCTGGCTGGGTGTTTATTTCGGTGGCTTTTTACAGAATCCCAAAAGCCTTGGAATGGATATGGTGCTGGGCTGCTTTCTGCTTGCCATGGCACTCGGCGGAAAGAAGAATCCCCGGGTACTGGTTGCCTGGACTCTGGCTGCGATTGCCTCATTGGCCGCGTGGAAATGGCTGCCTGCCAATACCCATGTGGTAGCGGGGGCCCTGGCCGGTGGCGTGGTCGGGTACTTCTGGCTTGAAAAAAAGCCGGATGATGCAGGCGCCGGGGGGGAAACTGCATGA